Below is a genomic region from Thermomicrobiales bacterium.
CGGGTGGTGGCAGGTTCCTTCATATGCGACGACCACACCGTCGACGACGATCGCCTTGATCAGGTCGCTCTCGTCATGGTAACCAGCCTGCACCACCATGACCGTCTCGGCGGAACCGCCCAGCGTGTCACGATGTTCCAGGATCGCTTCGGCGATCTCCCGATCCTGCAAACCGATACCGGAGAGGCCGATCTGCATCGGGAACACCGTTGCGGGATAGCCGGTTTCCTCGACGGCTGCGAGTCCCGCGCTTTCCGAAAGCGCCAACAGCGTTGTTGGCAGCGGCAATCCCGCCGCCGCCAGCGCGTGAAGCACATCCAGCCGCGACCCAACCGACGCGATACCCGCATCGATCGTGATGGTGGACGCTGCGTGATAGTTGCGCATCAGCGCGCTGGCAACCGTGCGGTTCTGCATCCGGTCGACCACGATCGAAAAGCGATGATTCAGATCGGACGGCGTGGTGACGGCAGAATGACCGGTGGGGGAGGCGAGGCACGCTCGCGGAATAGGGAACGGGACGGATTCGGGGGACACTGCCTCGGCCGGCACGTTCGCATCCACGAACGCGGCCAGCAGCTGCTTCTCCTCGACTCGAACCCGGGTGCAAAGCACCGCTACGTTTCCCATCTCCTCGTCCATTTCTCGTGATCTCGTTCTCACCAGTCACCGGTGTAGGGTCCGGAGCTCAGTGTCCACCGTCCTGCGAACGCACTGGACGCTGGACTCCGGATACGTGACCTGAGGTTATTCGCCCCAGTCTTCGCCTTCCTCAGGCGCCTGACCGACCGTCACCGGGTCGGTGGTCAGCACTTCGAGTTCCACACCGCAATCCGGGCAAACGATGATCTCGCCGGCTTCGACCGTTCCGGCATCGAACTCCGCTCCGCATTCAGGGCACTCGACCATGGTGTTTCTCCGTTCCTTTCGTTGTTCTCTTGCAAGAATGCTCG
It encodes:
- the lysW gene encoding lysine biosynthesis protein LysW, whose translation is MVECPECGAEFDAGTVEAGEIIVCPDCGVELEVLTTDPVTVGQAPEEGEDWGE